A window of Pseudomonas denitrificans (nom. rej.) genomic DNA:
GGTGTGCACCAGTGGGAAAAGGAAATGGCCAAGGCCGATGAGAAGTACGGCCCGCTGTACGCCAAGTTCGGCGCCATGCCGATCGAGGAAGTGGCCAAGGACGAGCAGGCCCTGAAAATGGGTAACCGCCTGTTCGCTTCCAACTGCTCCGTCTGCCACGGTTCCGACGCCAAGGGTGCCCACGGCTTCCCGAACCTCACCGACGCCGACTGGCGCTGGGGCGGCGAGCCGAAGGACATCATCGCAACCATCGAAGGCGGTCGCCACGCGGCCATGCCGGCCTGGGGCGAAGTCATCGGCGACCAGGGCGTTCATGACGTAGCTGCCTTCGTCACCACCAAGCTGGACGGCCGCAAGCTGCCCGAAGGCGTGACTGACGAGCAGGTTGCCAACGGACAGAAGATCTTCTCCACCAACTGCGTGGCTTGCCACGGCGCCGAAGGCAAAGGCACCGCCGCCATGGGCGCGCCGAACCTGACCCACCCGGCTGCGTTCATCTACGGCTCGAGCTTCGCTCAGCTGCAGCAGACCATCCGCTACGGCCGTCAGGGCCAGATGCCGGCTCAGCTGGAGCGTCTGGGCAAAGACCAGGTTCACCTGCTCGCTGCCTACGTGTACAGCCTGTCCCATGGCGAAGGTGAGAAGAGCGCCGAATAAGCCTCTCTTTCCTACACCCATAGCGACACCCAGCGGCGCCGGTTTCTACACCGGCGCCGCTCTATTTCTGGGTCCATAATTCCTTGCGCGACCAACTGTCGCACGGTTGCAACACCCACCACGCCGTATCATTGTTAGGCGTGCAAGCATATTTC
This region includes:
- the ccoP gene encoding cytochrome-c oxidase, cbb3-type subunit III, whose product is MTTFWSLYVTVLTLGTIFALAWLLFATRRGQRNEATDETVGHAFDGIEEYDNPLPKWWFMLFVATFIFALGYLVLYPGLGNWKGLLPGYQDKAEFANGEQGWTGVHQWEKEMAKADEKYGPLYAKFGAMPIEEVAKDEQALKMGNRLFASNCSVCHGSDAKGAHGFPNLTDADWRWGGEPKDIIATIEGGRHAAMPAWGEVIGDQGVHDVAAFVTTKLDGRKLPEGVTDEQVANGQKIFSTNCVACHGAEGKGTAAMGAPNLTHPAAFIYGSSFAQLQQTIRYGRQGQMPAQLERLGKDQVHLLAAYVYSLSHGEGEKSAE